A part of Caviibacter abscessus genomic DNA contains:
- the lspA gene encoding signal peptidase II yields MKSKSKESGSSLTLYIIIIILLTLIDQLSKHIMYILSKGVQGYSLKIFGEFLRFTYVENHGGIFGVFQGHIKAFTFISTLLIIYFAMTELKNFGKYNSSTKLAASFLIAGAAGNMIDRFFRGYVIDMIDFRTIWSFVFNIADMYIHIGVYILIFIYIFKKGEFRK; encoded by the coding sequence ATGAAGAGCAAGAGTAAAGAAAGCGGTTCATCTCTAACACTATACATAATAATTATTATACTTTTAACATTAATAGATCAATTATCAAAACATATTATGTATATTTTATCAAAAGGAGTTCAAGGATATTCACTAAAAATTTTTGGAGAATTTTTAAGATTTACTTATGTTGAAAATCATGGTGGAATATTTGGAGTATTTCAAGGTCATATAAAGGCATTTACATTTATAAGTACCTTATTAATAATATATTTTGCAATGACAGAACTTAAAAACTTTGGTAAATATAACTCAAGCACAAAACTTGCTGCAAGCTTTTTAATAGCCGGAGCTGCCGGAAATATGATTGATAGATTTTTTAGAGGCTATGTAATAGATATGATAGATTTTAGAACTATATGGTCTTTTGTATTTAATATAGCAGATATGTATATTCATATAGGTGTATATATACTAATCTTTATATACATCTTTAAAAAAGGAGAATTTAGAAAATGA